The following are encoded in a window of Pseudofrancisella aestuarii genomic DNA:
- a CDS encoding sugar kinase — protein MKIDNKLLAIGECMLELSGQMQLGQQVKLSFGGDVLNTALYYARLGGNTSFLTALGNDTFSSQMINSWKNENIDTSTIIRLADKVPGLYAINTDNLGERSFYYWREQAPIKELFNNISSQELSQYTKTYQYIYFSGISLSRWDEAQLNIFCDWINVFKASSPDKQIIFDLNYRPKCWKNISQTKKYLEKILPLVTMVITTFDDEQMLFDDINSQQTLDRYNNFNIPTIIIKHGANPTVIYNQGKVEEIMPQRVDIPVDTTAAGDSFNAAFLAAFNKDYNLTDCVSFAQKFAAEIIQHYGAIIAREHTDKYLKILKEL, from the coding sequence ATGAAAATAGATAATAAACTATTAGCTATTGGCGAATGTATGCTTGAACTTAGTGGTCAAATGCAACTAGGTCAGCAAGTAAAGTTAAGTTTTGGCGGTGATGTTTTAAACACTGCTTTATATTATGCTCGTTTAGGTGGAAACACATCTTTCTTAACTGCTTTAGGTAATGATACTTTCTCCTCTCAAATGATAAATTCTTGGAAAAATGAAAATATAGATACTTCCACCATCATAAGATTAGCTGATAAAGTTCCAGGTCTATATGCTATTAATACAGATAATTTAGGAGAAAGAAGCTTTTATTATTGGCGTGAACAAGCACCAATTAAAGAGCTTTTTAATAATATATCTAGTCAAGAATTAAGCCAATATACAAAAACTTATCAATATATATATTTCTCTGGAATATCTTTATCTAGATGGGATGAAGCACAGTTGAATATCTTTTGTGACTGGATTAATGTCTTTAAAGCAAGTTCTCCAGATAAACAAATTATTTTTGACTTAAATTATCGTCCTAAATGTTGGAAAAACATTAGTCAAACTAAAAAATATTTAGAAAAAATATTACCTTTAGTAACTATGGTTATTACAACTTTTGACGATGAGCAAATGCTATTTGATGATATTAATAGTCAACAAACCTTAGATAGATATAATAATTTTAATATACCTACTATTATTATAAAACATGGCGCAAACCCTACTGTAATATATAATCAAGGTAAAGTTGAAGAGATCATGCCTCAAAGAGTTGATATACCGGTTGATACCACTGCTGCAGGCGATAGTTTTAATGCTGCATTCTTAGCAGCTTTTAATAAAGATTATAACCTTACAGATTGTGTTAGTTTTGCTCAAAAATTTGCTGCTGAAATAATACAACACTATGGAGCAATCATAGCTAGAGAGCATACAGATAAATATCTTAAAATTCTTAAGGAATTATAA
- a CDS encoding sugar porter family MFS transporter produces the protein MDDTNRSTTLYVAMIVAIAAIGGLLFGFDTSIIAGATPFIQNEFTASNWQIEIVVSFCVLGAFFGALLSGYFTDRFGRKRVMIATSLLFIVGTLVATFAPNITCLVVGRFMLGSAIGIASYAVPLFIAEVAPASKRGSLVLWNGAFLTGGQVIAFVVNYLLTSSGDWRLMIATGLVPAILLFIGMCFMPYSPKWLVSKGRKEEAKETLTKLRDCNNVVKLELKAIQENLAKPSKVGFLQIFDKKVRPVLYIGLALGIFQQFFGINTVMYYGPHIMESIGFSGNETRMLMTLVLGIVNFIATIITIMFIDKLGRRRFLLIGSAMAAISLFSMIYLLKNSSSTLVAYSALTCLLIYVVGYCISVGSLFWLIISEIFPLNVRGTAMSFVASIQWLANFIVAATFLTILTSLGVTFTFGLYACVATLAFIVTYFFIPETKGVSLEVIEANLDRQIPTRYLGIKEYNK, from the coding sequence ATGGATGATACAAATAGATCAACAACATTATATGTTGCTATGATTGTAGCTATAGCTGCTATAGGTGGATTACTTTTTGGTTTTGATACCTCAATAATAGCTGGAGCTACCCCATTTATTCAAAATGAGTTTACTGCTTCCAATTGGCAGATTGAAATTGTAGTTAGCTTTTGTGTACTTGGCGCCTTTTTTGGAGCTCTTCTAAGTGGCTACTTCACAGATAGGTTTGGTCGTAAACGAGTAATGATTGCAACTAGCTTGTTATTCATAGTTGGAACACTTGTTGCTACGTTTGCACCTAATATTACTTGTTTAGTGGTTGGTAGATTTATGTTAGGTTCTGCTATTGGAATAGCATCTTATGCTGTACCTTTATTTATTGCTGAAGTAGCCCCTGCTTCTAAAAGAGGTAGCTTAGTATTATGGAATGGAGCTTTCTTAACAGGTGGACAAGTTATTGCATTTGTCGTTAATTATTTACTTACATCAAGTGGTGATTGGAGATTAATGATAGCAACTGGTCTCGTTCCTGCAATTTTATTATTTATTGGAATGTGCTTTATGCCCTATTCTCCTAAATGGTTAGTATCTAAAGGCAGAAAGGAAGAGGCTAAAGAAACTTTAACTAAATTAAGAGATTGTAATAATGTAGTAAAACTAGAACTAAAAGCAATCCAGGAAAACTTAGCAAAGCCTAGTAAAGTTGGTTTTTTACAAATTTTTGATAAAAAAGTAAGACCTGTTTTATATATTGGTTTAGCTCTAGGTATTTTTCAGCAATTCTTTGGAATCAATACTGTTATGTATTATGGACCTCATATTATGGAAAGTATTGGATTTAGTGGAAATGAAACGCGTATGTTAATGACTCTAGTTTTAGGGATTGTTAATTTTATTGCGACTATTATTACAATAATGTTTATTGATAAACTAGGAAGAAGAAGATTCTTATTAATCGGTTCAGCGATGGCAGCTATTAGTTTATTTAGTATGATCTATCTACTTAAAAACTCTTCTTCTACATTAGTTGCATACTCTGCTTTAACTTGTTTACTTATATATGTTGTTGGTTATTGTATTAGTGTTGGATCATTATTCTGGTTAATAATTTCAGAGATATTTCCACTAAATGTTAGAGGTACTGCTATGAGTTTTGTAGCCTCTATACAGTGGCTAGCAAATTTTATTGTAGCTGCTACATTTTTAACTATATTAACTAGCCTAGGTGTAACCTTCACATTTGGTTTATATGCCTGTGTCGCGACTTTAGCCTTTATTGTTACTTATTTCTTTATTCCTGAAACAAAAGGAGTTTCTTTAGAGGTCATAGAAGCAAACTTAGATCGCCAAATTCCTACTAGGTATTTAGGCATTAAAGAGTATAATAAATAG
- the uxaC gene encoding glucuronate isomerase, producing the protein MLSDNVLMPIDKSTRDIALEIYNHIKDLPIVSPHGHTDPAWFDENKPFENPVELLIKPDHYIFRMFYSQGLRLEDFGISRKDGKEVETDPKKIWHKVAENWYIFRGTQVGLWFDAQLKNVFGYNKAFTPETADELYDHIDNCLKKKEFLPREICKRFNIEVIATTDNVGDTLEHHRNIANSDFKCKVVPTFRPDTVTNPELHPVHKHIKSLAKQLDTEINSYEKFLKVLKERREFFIANGATASDHGVTVPRTYDLEKSECKDLFKKVLTNTASSKEKRIFCGQMITEMAKMATDDGLVMQLHAGVFRNHNSRIQRKFGNDKGCDIPVKCDYVNGLHPLLDKVGNNRNFRIVLFTMDETTYTRELAPLAGHYPSVFLGPPWWFNDSAEGMKRFRHAVTETAGFYNCSGFIDDTRALLSIPVRHDIARRVDAAYLAEMVQIGRLSKADALEVAYDLTYTQSKKIFNL; encoded by the coding sequence ATGCTTAGTGATAATGTACTAATGCCTATTGATAAATCAACTAGGGATATTGCTCTAGAGATTTACAATCATATTAAAGATTTACCTATTGTAAGCCCTCATGGACATACAGATCCTGCTTGGTTTGATGAGAACAAACCTTTTGAAAACCCTGTAGAACTTTTAATTAAACCTGATCATTATATTTTTAGAATGTTTTACTCTCAAGGACTGAGATTAGAAGATTTTGGTATATCTAGAAAAGATGGAAAAGAAGTCGAAACTGATCCAAAGAAGATTTGGCATAAAGTAGCAGAAAACTGGTATATATTTAGAGGAACACAAGTTGGACTATGGTTCGATGCACAATTAAAAAATGTATTTGGATATAATAAAGCTTTTACTCCAGAAACAGCAGATGAGTTATATGATCATATTGATAACTGTTTAAAGAAAAAAGAATTTCTACCTAGAGAAATCTGTAAAAGATTTAATATTGAAGTTATAGCTACTACAGATAATGTAGGAGATACTTTAGAACATCATAGAAATATTGCTAATTCTGATTTCAAATGTAAGGTTGTTCCTACTTTTAGGCCAGACACTGTTACTAATCCTGAGCTTCATCCAGTTCATAAACATATTAAGTCTTTAGCAAAACAACTAGATACAGAAATAAATTCTTATGAAAAGTTTCTAAAAGTGCTTAAAGAGCGTAGAGAATTTTTTATAGCTAATGGCGCTACAGCTTCTGATCATGGAGTTACTGTACCAAGAACTTACGATCTAGAAAAGTCAGAGTGTAAAGATTTATTTAAGAAAGTACTAACAAATACAGCTTCCTCAAAAGAGAAAAGAATTTTCTGTGGTCAAATGATAACTGAAATGGCCAAGATGGCAACAGATGATGGCCTTGTAATGCAATTACATGCTGGTGTATTTAGAAATCATAATAGCCGTATTCAAAGAAAATTTGGTAATGACAAAGGCTGCGATATTCCTGTTAAGTGTGATTATGTTAATGGCCTTCATCCTTTATTAGATAAAGTAGGAAATAATAGAAACTTTAGAATAGTTTTATTTACAATGGATGAAACTACTTATACCAGGGAACTTGCTCCATTAGCAGGACATTATCCTAGTGTTTTCTTAGGTCCACCATGGTGGTTTAACGATTCAGCTGAAGGTATGAAAAGATTTAGACATGCCGTTACAGAAACAGCTGGTTTTTATAACTGCTCAGGTTTTATTGATGATACTCGTGCTTTACTTTCTATACCTGTTAGACATGATATAGCAAGACGTGTAGATGCTGCATACCTTGCTGAAATGGTGCAAATTGGAAGATTATCAAAAGCAGATGCATTAGAGGTTGCTTATGATCTAACATATACACAATCTAAAAAAATATTTAATTTATAA
- the uxuA gene encoding mannonate dehydratase, with translation MIESWRWFGPNDPVCIEDIMQTGVTDIVTALHHIPNGEVWPVAEIKKRQSEVENSPKQGKTHLTWSVVESIPVHEDIKRGKATRDEYIANYCESIRNLAKCGINLIIYNFMPVLDWTRTDLAMKTLTGAKTLSFDEIAFAAFDIHILKRPGSEKSYREDIIKKATTYFKIMSNDKKEILINNIIAGLPGAEESFTLKQFQAALDEYKGIDKAKLRENLIYFLEKVIPVAEEVGAKLAIHPDDPPFELFGLPRIISTIEDYDWLFENVPSMANGITFCAGSLGSRWDNDLPLMAKKIGRRIYFTHLRNVALDKDSRSFYEAEHLCGNTNMYALVKEILKIEKSSHPIYMRPDHGQQMLSDLDKKTNPGYSCIGRMKGLAEIRGVAYAVKQELENENR, from the coding sequence ATGATTGAATCTTGGAGATGGTTTGGACCAAATGATCCTGTATGTATAGAAGATATTATGCAAACAGGCGTTACGGATATAGTAACTGCTTTACATCATATACCTAATGGTGAAGTTTGGCCTGTAGCAGAAATTAAGAAAAGACAGTCTGAAGTAGAAAACTCTCCAAAACAAGGTAAAACACACCTTACATGGTCTGTCGTAGAAAGTATTCCCGTTCATGAGGATATCAAAAGAGGTAAAGCAACTCGTGATGAGTATATAGCTAACTACTGTGAAAGTATCAGAAACCTTGCTAAATGTGGAATTAATCTTATTATTTATAATTTTATGCCTGTGCTTGACTGGACTCGTACTGATCTAGCTATGAAAACTCTTACAGGCGCAAAAACTTTATCTTTTGATGAAATAGCTTTTGCTGCTTTTGATATTCATATTTTAAAAAGACCAGGTTCTGAAAAATCATACAGAGAAGATATAATTAAAAAAGCTACTACGTACTTTAAAATTATGTCTAATGATAAAAAAGAAATACTTATTAATAATATAATTGCAGGTCTTCCAGGTGCTGAAGAAAGCTTTACTTTAAAGCAATTCCAGGCAGCTCTAGATGAATATAAAGGGATTGATAAAGCAAAATTACGTGAAAATCTTATATATTTCCTAGAGAAAGTTATTCCTGTAGCTGAAGAAGTTGGAGCTAAATTAGCAATACATCCGGATGATCCTCCTTTTGAACTATTTGGTTTACCAAGAATTATTAGTACTATTGAAGATTATGATTGGTTATTTGAAAATGTACCATCAATGGCTAATGGTATTACTTTCTGCGCAGGTTCATTAGGTTCAAGATGGGATAACGACCTACCTCTTATGGCTAAAAAGATTGGAAGAAGAATATATTTCACTCACTTAAGAAATGTGGCTTTGGATAAGGATAGCCGTAGTTTCTATGAAGCAGAACATTTATGTGGAAATACAAATATGTATGCTTTAGTTAAAGAAATCCTAAAAATAGAAAAATCTTCTCATCCTATCTATATGAGACCAGATCATGGACAACAAATGCTTAGTGATTTGGATAAGAAAACTAATCCAGGGTACTCATGTATAGGTAGGATGAAAGGATTAGCTGAAATCCGTGGTGTTGCTTATGCAGTAAAACAAGAGTTAGAGAATGAAAATAGATAA
- a CDS encoding inositol oxygenase family protein, whose protein sequence is MSNLENNSFGEFRNYTDSKFQDRVERTYREMHTNQSLDYVKRMKDKYFKLSLGKMDVYEVFKLLENVHDESDPDNDLPQIEHAYQTAEAVQNKFLENATEIRDNALIKSLFRDHEWQSLPKKWKDFYTEKETLKELYSHIKDWSWFPLVGFIHDLGKIMTLPEYGALPQWSTVGDTYPVACPFASANVFFDKGFYKTASDYETYKNTNETHYGSYPNNCGFDAVEMSFGHDEYIYKVFEQGSDIPYEGLYLLRYHSFYPWHTPQTGGLAYQELANEKDWLLLPLLKAFQKADLYSKLPELPPKEVLEKKYKALLDKWVPKKKINW, encoded by the coding sequence ATGTCTAACTTGGAAAATAATAGCTTTGGTGAATTTCGTAACTATACTGATAGTAAATTTCAAGATCGTGTAGAGAGAACTTATAGAGAAATGCACACTAATCAGTCTCTTGATTATGTAAAAAGAATGAAAGATAAATACTTTAAATTGTCTCTAGGAAAAATGGATGTTTATGAAGTATTTAAATTACTAGAAAATGTTCATGATGAAAGTGATCCTGATAATGACTTACCTCAAATTGAACATGCATATCAAACAGCAGAAGCTGTTCAAAATAAATTTTTAGAAAATGCTACTGAAATACGTGACAATGCATTAATTAAATCATTATTTCGTGATCATGAGTGGCAAAGTTTACCTAAAAAATGGAAAGATTTTTATACAGAAAAAGAAACTTTAAAAGAATTATATTCACATATAAAAGACTGGTCTTGGTTTCCTTTAGTCGGCTTTATTCATGATTTAGGAAAAATTATGACTTTACCAGAATATGGAGCATTACCACAATGGTCAACTGTTGGTGATACGTATCCTGTAGCTTGCCCATTCGCCAGTGCAAATGTGTTTTTTGATAAAGGCTTTTATAAAACAGCTAGTGACTATGAAACATATAAAAACACTAATGAAACACATTATGGAAGTTATCCAAACAATTGTGGTTTTGATGCTGTTGAAATGAGCTTTGGACATGATGAATATATATATAAAGTTTTTGAACAAGGCAGTGATATTCCTTATGAAGGTCTATATCTTTTAAGATATCATTCATTCTATCCATGGCATACACCTCAAACAGGCGGTCTAGCTTACCAAGAGCTTGCAAATGAAAAAGATTGGTTATTACTACCTCTTCTTAAGGCTTTTCAAAAAGCTGACTTATATTCAAAATTACCTGAACTACCTCCAAAAGAAGTATTAGAGAAAAAATACAAAGCTCTATTAGATAAGTGGGTACCTAAAAAGAAAATTAATTGGTAA
- a CDS encoding 2'-5' RNA ligase family protein gives MFKKVIVILLITVSFISVSFSSSFKEYDIHLIPSKEVTLYIKDFNEFLDSKGLLKKYNITPFIINHPAHITLYLTGFSPEKIPFIEENIKNITQNISEFNIELTNINVNNSGFIMLDVENSNELKLFSDTVVSSLSQYRNNEYPIPEWVKYYPQKNKSFTKYGSPNTFSEFTPHFSIMAISLDDEQQKQNFIKDMSNAIAEFRARPIKAKIVAISLGEVDKNGQIIEELLTIPLKQNSNKNIVNHKRGENYA, from the coding sequence ATGTTTAAAAAGGTCATCGTAATATTATTAATTACAGTATCTTTTATATCAGTATCTTTCTCGTCTTCATTTAAAGAATATGACATTCACCTTATACCATCTAAAGAAGTAACTTTATATATTAAAGATTTTAATGAGTTTTTAGATAGTAAAGGGTTATTAAAAAAATATAATATAACTCCTTTTATTATAAACCACCCTGCTCACATTACTTTATACTTAACAGGATTCTCACCAGAAAAAATACCATTTATAGAAGAGAATATTAAAAATATTACTCAAAATATTTCAGAATTTAATATTGAGCTAACAAATATAAATGTAAATAATAGTGGTTTTATAATGCTAGATGTAGAGAATAGTAATGAATTAAAGTTATTTTCAGATACAGTAGTTTCTTCATTATCCCAATATAGAAATAATGAATATCCCATACCAGAATGGGTAAAATACTATCCTCAAAAAAATAAATCATTTACAAAATATGGTAGTCCTAATACCTTCTCTGAATTTACACCACACTTTAGTATAATGGCTATAAGTCTTGATGATGAGCAACAAAAACAAAACTTTATTAAAGATATGTCAAATGCTATAGCTGAATTTAGAGCAAGGCCTATTAAAGCAAAGATAGTGGCAATATCTTTAGGAGAAGTAGATAAAAATGGCCAAATTATTGAAGAATTATTAACAATTCCATTAAAACAAAATAGTAATAAAAATATAGTCAATCACAAAAGAGGAGAAAACTATGCTTAG
- a CDS encoding mannitol dehydrogenase family protein, whose amino-acid sequence MLNLQTLKNCQLPNYDRNKLKTGILHIGIGAFHRAHQIYYIDKLLNSNNTDAFNWGYISGTIRSNSKLIDDLKSNDCLYTLSTNDESGYNYRIIGALKDVYFAGNGQTQGLINTISNHSILIVTYTVTEKGYYVDLSTQKLNISHPDIIADLNNISAPKTAIGITVASLKKRYETHKEALTLLSCDNMPNNGKILKAAVIEFANKIDKNLAKWINENCTFPSAMVDRIVPAVTDETIKNIENAIGQNDSSPVATEEFAQWVIEDNFANGRPALEKVGVEFVSDIEPFEKLKLTMLNGSHSLIAYLGAYAGLKTVDNVISTKEFYNFIKKYMLEIAAPLVKGLPASVSTNIYADKLLTRFANPYLKHRTEQIAMDGSKKIPQRWLGSLKSLIKEKKNYNILAIGLAGWILFCSGKDQNNHSLEISDPLQANYKAIWNETNDAKILVDRFLALEEIFSKEFADNFELKQIISKYIEAIRSKGVLEVIKNI is encoded by the coding sequence ATGTTAAATCTACAGACATTAAAAAACTGTCAACTTCCTAACTATGATAGAAATAAGTTAAAAACAGGAATTTTACATATTGGTATAGGAGCTTTCCATAGAGCGCATCAAATTTATTATATAGATAAACTATTAAACTCTAATAATACTGATGCTTTTAACTGGGGCTATATAAGTGGAACTATTAGAAGCAACTCTAAACTAATTGATGATCTAAAGAGTAATGATTGTTTATATACCCTTTCAACTAATGATGAATCTGGATATAACTATAGAATTATTGGAGCATTGAAAGATGTTTATTTTGCAGGTAATGGGCAAACTCAAGGGCTAATAAATACTATCTCTAACCATAGTATTCTTATAGTTACTTATACAGTTACAGAAAAAGGATACTATGTAGATCTATCTACTCAGAAATTAAACATATCTCACCCTGATATTATTGCAGATTTAAATAACATCAGTGCTCCAAAAACAGCTATTGGCATAACTGTAGCCTCTCTTAAAAAAAGATATGAAACCCATAAAGAAGCATTAACTTTACTTAGTTGTGACAATATGCCAAACAATGGAAAAATACTTAAAGCAGCTGTTATTGAATTTGCAAATAAAATAGATAAAAACTTAGCTAAATGGATAAATGAGAATTGTACTTTCCCTTCTGCTATGGTTGATAGAATAGTTCCAGCTGTGACAGATGAAACTATTAAAAATATAGAAAATGCTATTGGACAAAATGATAGCTCTCCAGTAGCAACTGAAGAATTTGCTCAATGGGTAATAGAGGATAATTTTGCAAATGGTCGCCCTGCTCTTGAAAAGGTTGGTGTTGAGTTTGTAAGTGATATAGAACCTTTTGAAAAATTAAAGCTTACTATGCTTAATGGTAGTCATAGTTTAATAGCTTATTTAGGAGCTTATGCTGGACTTAAAACTGTAGATAACGTTATCTCTACAAAAGAGTTTTATAACTTTATTAAAAAATATATGTTAGAAATAGCAGCCCCTTTAGTTAAAGGTTTGCCAGCTAGTGTTTCAACTAATATCTATGCTGATAAATTACTAACTCGTTTTGCTAATCCATATTTGAAGCACCGCACAGAACAGATAGCTATGGATGGTTCTAAGAAAATTCCTCAACGATGGCTTGGCTCTTTAAAATCTCTTATTAAAGAAAAGAAAAATTATAATATCCTAGCTATAGGATTAGCTGGCTGGATATTATTCTGTTCTGGTAAGGATCAGAATAATCATTCCCTTGAAATTAGTGATCCATTACAAGCCAATTACAAAGCTATCTGGAATGAAACAAATGATGCTAAAATATTAGTAGATAGATTTTTGGCTCTTGAGGAAATTTTCTCAAAAGAGTTTGCTGATAATTTTGAATTAAAACAAATAATTAGTAAATATATAGAAGCCATTCGTTCAAAAGGTGTGCTTGAAGTAATAAAAAATATATAG
- a CDS encoding bifunctional 4-hydroxy-2-oxoglutarate aldolase/2-dehydro-3-deoxy-phosphogluconate aldolase: MSLKKILEDNPLIPVVAVNTLEEATSTLEKLRNKNIKIVEFTLRTPNALEVIKEIIKNNDDFIIGIGTIRTLEQLKECSKLKVDFLVSPGATIKMLKFAKKKKLPYLPGGVTPFEIMTILSFGFKILKFFPAEAMGGIKLLKNYQAVFPEVIFCATGGINSSNQDEYLAQKNIIAIGSSSLI, translated from the coding sequence ATGTCATTAAAAAAGATTTTAGAAGATAATCCTCTAATACCTGTAGTCGCTGTTAACACACTAGAAGAGGCAACATCTACTTTAGAAAAACTACGTAATAAAAATATTAAAATAGTTGAATTTACGCTTAGAACTCCTAATGCCTTAGAGGTAATAAAAGAAATTATTAAAAATAACGATGATTTTATTATAGGCATAGGAACAATTCGTACTCTAGAGCAATTAAAAGAGTGTTCCAAACTAAAAGTAGACTTTTTAGTTTCTCCTGGCGCTACTATTAAAATGTTAAAATTTGCAAAAAAGAAAAAGCTTCCTTACCTTCCAGGTGGAGTAACTCCTTTTGAAATTATGACTATATTAAGTTTTGGCTTTAAAATTTTAAAATTTTTCCCAGCAGAAGCTATGGGGGGAATTAAACTTCTAAAAAATTACCAAGCTGTATTTCCAGAAGTAATATTCTGTGCAACTGGTGGAATAAACTCATCAAATCAAGATGAATACCTTGCTCAAAAAAATATAATAGCCATTGGAAGCTCTTCATTAATATGA